GTCGGCGCGTGGGGCGCCATGGCGAGGCGGTGGCTGTGCTCCCCGAGGAGGGTGACCAGCTCGTCGTAGACGATCTTGACGACCTGCTGCCCGGGGGCGACGGCTTTCAGGATCTCCTGGCCGAGAGCCTTGGCGCGGACCCGCTCGACGAACGACTTGACGACCTTGAAGTTGACGTCGGCCTCGAGGAGGGCCACCCGCACCTCGCGGAGGGCCTCGCCGATGTTCTCCTCGGTCAGCCGGCCGTAGCCGCGGAGCTTGTCGAAGATGGCCTGAAGCCGAGCGCTCAACCCGTCGAACATGGTTTTGTCCGCTGTGTATTACCAGGAAACCTCAAGTTTACGGGACCGATCCAAAAAGGTCAAGCGCGCGTCGCCGCTTCCGCGGCGCGGCGCAGCCGCCGCAGCGCCTCGCCCGGGTCGGGAGCTCCGAAGATCGCCGAGCCGGCGACGAGCACCGAGGCGCCGTGGGCGACGAGGGGACCGGCGTGCTCCACGGTCACGCCGCCATCCACCGAAATCTCGACCGGCCGGCTACCGAGAAGGGCCCTGACCGCCTCCACCTTGCGGTACGCGGCGGGGATGAACGTCTGACCCCCGAAGCCGGGGTTGACCGACATGACCAGGACGAGGTTCAGGTCGTCAAGAACGTACTCGAGGGCCGAGAGCGGCGTGGATGGATTCAGGGCGGCCCCGGCCTTCGCGCCCAGGTCCTTGATCTGAGCCAGGGTCCTGTGGAGGTGCGGGCACGCTTCCACATGCACCGTCAAGTAGTCGGCCCCGGCCGCCGCGAAGGTCGGGAGGTAGCGCTCGGGGGCCTCGATCATGAGGTGGACGTCCAGGGGAAGCCGGGTGCGCTTGCGGATCGCCTCCACCACCGGCGGGCCGATCGTCAGGTTCGGGACGAAGTGGCCGTCCATGACGTCCACGTGGAGGAGGTCGGCTCCGGCCGCCTCGACGCGGGCGATGTCGTCCGCGAGGGCGGCGAAGTCCGCGGACAGGATCGAGGGCGCAATCCTGACCATCGCGCGCGAGGGGGCTATGGCCGGGGCGGGAGCGCCGCGACGAAGCTCCCGCTGATGAGCGTCTCGCCCTTCTGGTTGACCGCGAGCAACTCCCCCTCGATCCGCTTCTCGCCCGCCTCCTCGAACTTGCGCGTCACGCGGCCGCTACAGATCACGTGGTCACCCGGCCAGGCGCGCGTCGCGAAGCGGACGTTGAAGCGGCGGACATTGGGGCGGCCGACGAACTTCGTGACGACCCGGCTCAGGATCCCCGCGTTGAGCATCCCCATCGCGAACACCGTCGGGTTGCCCGAGGCCTCTGCAAAGGTCTGG
The Candidatus Rokuibacteriota bacterium genome window above contains:
- a CDS encoding ribulose-phosphate 3-epimerase codes for the protein MVRIAPSILSADFAALADDIARVEAAGADLLHVDVMDGHFVPNLTIGPPVVEAIRKRTRLPLDVHLMIEAPERYLPTFAAAGADYLTVHVEACPHLHRTLAQIKDLGAKAGAALNPSTPLSALEYVLDDLNLVLVMSVNPGFGGQTFIPAAYRKVEAVRALLGSRPVEISVDGGVTVEHAGPLVAHGASVLVAGSAIFGAPDPGEALRRLRRAAEAATRA
- a CDS encoding dihydroxy-acid dehydratase; translation: MPAIKRYWEQVEEGEALPEVRVEGLTRTDFVRYAGASGDFNPIHHDQTFAEASGNPTVFAMGMLNAGILSRVVTKFVGRPNVRRFNVRFATRAWPGDHVICSGRVTRKFEEAGEKRIEGELLAVNQKGETLISGSFVAALPPRP